A single window of Colletotrichum higginsianum IMI 349063 chromosome 8, whole genome shotgun sequence DNA harbors:
- a CDS encoding Acetolactate synthase, with protein MMLRSRQAARALKAVSRPTASRALTTSSAVSAIQAAKKVPSGVRNQATSATSPAPEVRSTPAPAFNADKDRSHVQPLVGSRGPEMDESFIGKTGGEIFHEMMLRHNVKHIFGYPGGAILPVFDAIYNSKHFDFILPKHEQGAGHMAEGYARASGKCGVVLVTSGPGATNVITPMQDALSDGTPMVVFCGQVVTSAIGSDAFQEADVTGISRACTKWNVMVKNIAELPRRINEAFEIATSGRPGPVLVDLPKDVTAGILRRAIPTETSLPSLPSAASRAAMALLQKQLDQSIKRVADLVNIAKKPIIYAGQGISQSEGGPEILKELAEKLSIPVTTTLHGLGSFDELDEKSLHMLGMHGSAYANMAIQQADLIIALGARFDDRVTLNVAKFAPGAKAAAAEGRGGIVHFEIMPKNINKVVQATEAVEGDVASNIRTLMPLLTPKSMDDRKEWFDKIREWKAKWPMSDYEKAERSGMIKPQTLIEELSNLTADRKETTIISTGVGQHQMWTAQHFRWRYPRTMITSGGLGTMGYGLPAAIGAKVAKPDALVIDIDGDASFNMTLTELSTAAQFNIGVKVIVLNNEEQGMVTQWQNLFYEDRYAHTHQQNPDFMKLADAMGVQHRRVSKPDEVVDALKWLINSDGPAFLEVLTDKKVPVLPMVPSGSALHEFLTWDGEKDKKRRELMRERTSGLHG; from the exons ATGATGCTCCGAAGTCGCCaggccgcccgcgccctcaaggccgtcTCGAGACCGACTGCCTCCCGCGCCCTCACCACCTCGTCCGCCGTTTCTGCCATCcaggccgccaagaaggTTCCTTCCGGCGTGAGGAATCAGGCTACCTCGGCTACCTCGCCCGCTCC TGAGGTCCGAAGCACGCCCGCACCCGCCTTCAATGCCGACAAGGACCGCAGCCATGTCCAGCCTCTCGTCGGCTCCCGTGGCCCCGAGATGGATGAGTC GTTCATTGGCAAGACCGGAGGAGAGATCTTCCACGAGATGATGTTGAGACACAACGTCAAGCACATTT TTGGATACCCCGGAGGCGCCATCCTCCCCGTCTTCGACGCCATCTACAACTCAAAACACTTCGACTTCATCCTCCCCAAGCACGAGCAGGGCGCCGGCCACATGGCCGAGGGCTACGCCCGCGCCTCGGGCAAGTGCggtgtcgtcctcgtcactTCGGGCCCTGGCGCGACCAACGTCATCACCCCGATGCAGGACGCCCTCTCCGACGGCACCCCCATGGTCGTCTTCTGCGGCCAGGTCGTCACCTCCGCCATTGGTAGCGACGCCTTCCAGGAGGCCGATGTCACCGGCATCTCCCGCGCCTGCACCAAGTGGAACGTCATGGTCAAGAACATTGCCGAGCTCCCCCGCCGCATCAACGAGGCTTTCGAGATCGCCACCAGCGGTCGCCCCGGCCCCGTTCTCGTCGATCTTCCCAAGGACGTCACCGCCGGCATCCTGAGGAGAGCCATCCCGACCGAgacctccctcccctccctgccgagcgccgcctcgagggcCGCCATGGCCCTGCTCCAGAAGCAGCTTGACCAGTCCATCAAGCgcgtcgccgacctcgtcaacatcgccaaGAAGCCCATCATCTACGCCGGCCAGGGTATCTCCCAGTCCGAGGGCGGCCCCGAGATCCTCAAGGAGCTTGCCGAGAAGCTGTCCATccccgtcaccaccaccctgcACGGCCTGggctccttcgacgagctcgacgagaagTCCCTCCACATGCTCGGCATGCACGGCTCCGCCTACGCCAACATGGCCATCCAGCAGGCcgacctcatcatcgccctcggcgcccgcTTCGACGACCGTGTCACCCTCAACGTCGCCAAGTTCGCCCCCGGCGCcaaggctgccgccgccgagggccgtgGTGGTATCGTCCACTTTGAGATCATGCCCAAGAACATCAACAAGGTCGTCCaggccaccgaggccgtcgagggcgacgtcgcctCCAACATCCGCACCCTCATGCCTCTGCTGACGCCCAAGTCCATGGACGACCGTAAGGAGTGGTTCGACAAGATCCGCGAGTGGAAGGCCAAGTGGCCCATGTCCGACTACGAGAAGGCCGAGCGCTCCGGCATGATCAAGCCCCAGACCCTTATTGAAGAGCTCAGCAACCTGACCGCCGACCGCAAGGAGaccaccatcatctccaCCGGCGTCGGCCAGCATCAGATGTGGACCGCCCAGCACTTCCGCTGGAGATACCCCAGAACCATGATCACCTCTGGTGGTCTCGGTACCATGGGATACGGCctgcccgccgccatcggTGCCAAGGTCGCCAAGCCCGACGCTCTCGTCATCGACATTGACGGCGATGCCTCCTTCAACATGACCCTCACCGAGCTTTCTACCGCCGCGCAGTTCAACATTGGCGTCAAGGTCATCGTCCTGAACAACGAGGAGCAGGGCATGGTCACGCAGTGGCAGAACCTCTTCTACGAGGACCGCTACGCCCACACCCACCAGCAGAACCCCGACTTCATGAAGCTGGCCGATGCCATGGGTGTCCAGCACCGCAGAGTCAGCAAGCCCGATGAGGTTGTCGATGCCCTCAAGTGGCTCATCAACTCCGACGGCCCTGCTTTCCTTGAGGTCCTTACGGACAAGAAGGTGCCCGTCTTGCCCATGGTGCCCTCCGGATCAGCCCTCCACGAGTTCCTGACATGGGACGGAG AAAAGGACAAGAAGCGCCGCGAGCTGATGCGCGAGAGAACGTCCGGTCTCCACGGCTAA